From Carettochelys insculpta isolate YL-2023 chromosome 22, ASM3395843v1, whole genome shotgun sequence, one genomic window encodes:
- the LOC142024225 gene encoding ATP-sensitive inward rectifier potassium channel 14-like isoform X2 yields the protein MPGRARRACGEGVPWAMGPEPVWDEEEEEEEEAPGQPARRSRLVRKDGRCDVEFANVGEQSQRYLGDFFTTCVDARWRWLGLLFSLGFLLSWLLFGLAFWLLAALHGDLGPAPGPRPPCFTQLSGLLSAFLLSLETQTSIGYGARSVTEECPAAVLVVTLQCLAGCLLDALLLGALLAKLARPKKRNRTLLFSRCAVVALRDGRLCLMWRVANLRRSHLVEAHVRAQLLQIDAESPFYGLGPAQLARADFELVAILEGMVEATAMTTQFRTSYLPGEVRWGHRFAPVLAHGRRGRYRVDFRHFHRTYPVPGTPRCSARELGQPHPSPGPACAPLSYLSERVCRPPGEEEEGGSSWRDGEEGAPEA from the exons ATGCCCGGCCGTGCCCGCCGAGCCTGCGGAGAGGGGGTGCCCTGGGCCATGGGGCCGGAGCCGGTgtgggacgaggaggaggaggaggaggaggaggccccgGGGCAGCCGGCCAGGCGCAGCCGCTTGGTGCGGAAGGACGGGCGCTGCGACGTGGAGTTCGCCAATGTGGGCGAGCAGAGCCAGCGCTACCTGGGCGACTTCTTCACCACCTGCGTGGACGCCCGCtggcgctggctggggctgctgttcTCCCTGGGCTTCCTGCTCTCCTGGCTGCTCTTCGGCCTGGCCTTCTGGCTGCTGGCCGCCCTGCATGGCGACCTGGGGCCCGCGCCCGGCCCGCGCCCGCCCTGCTTCACCCAGCTCAGCGGCCTGCTGAGCGCCTTCCTGCTCTCGCTGGAGACCCAGACCTCCATCGGCTACGGCGCCCGCAGCGTGACCGAGGAGTGCCCGGCCGCCGTGCTGGTCGTCACCCTGCAGTGCCTGGCCGGCTGCCTGCTGgacgccctgctgctgggagccctgctggccaagctggCCCGGCCCAAGAAACGCAACCGGACGCTGCTCTTCAGCCGCTGCGCCGTGGTGGCCCTGCGGGACGGACGGCTCTGCCTCATGTGGCGTGTGGCCAACCTCCGCCGCAGCCACCTGGTGGAGGCCCACGTCCgtgcccagctcctgcag ATCGACGCTGAGAGCCCCTTCTACGGCCTGGGCCCGGCCCAGCTGGCTCGGGCTGACTTCGAGCTGGTGGCCATCCTGGAGGGCATGGTGGAGGCCACGGCTATGACCACGCAGTTCCGCACCTCCTACCTGCCAGGCGAGGTGCGCTGGGGCCACCGCTTCGCCCCTGTCCTGGCCCATGGCCGCCGCGGGCGCTACCGGGTCGACTTCCGCCACTTCCACCGCACCTACCCCGTGCCCGGGACCCCCCGCTGCAGTGCCCGGGAGCTGGGCCAGCCGCatcccagccccggcccagcctgcGCCCCCCTCAGCTACCTGAGCGAGCGGGTCTGCCGCCCcccgggggaggaagaggagggaggcagcagctggcgggatggggaggaaggggcccCAGAGGCATGA
- the LOC142024225 gene encoding ATP-sensitive inward rectifier potassium channel 14-like isoform X1 has product MPGRARRACGEGVPWAMGPEPVWDEEEEEEEEAPGQPARRSRLVRKDGRCDVEFANVGEQSQRYLGDFFTTCVDARWRWLGLLFSLGFLLSWLLFGLAFWLLAALHGDLGPAPGPRPPCFTQLSGLLSAFLLSLETQTSIGYGARSVTEECPAAVLVVTLQCLAGCLLDALLLGALLAKLARPKKRNRTLLFSRCAVVALRDGRLCLMWRVANLRRSHLVEAHVRAQLLQPRVTPEGEVLPLDQRDVDVGFDSGTDRLFLVLPLTVVHQIDAESPFYGLGPAQLARADFELVAILEGMVEATAMTTQFRTSYLPGEVRWGHRFAPVLAHGRRGRYRVDFRHFHRTYPVPGTPRCSARELGQPHPSPGPACAPLSYLSERVCRPPGEEEEGGSSWRDGEEGAPEA; this is encoded by the exons ATGCCCGGCCGTGCCCGCCGAGCCTGCGGAGAGGGGGTGCCCTGGGCCATGGGGCCGGAGCCGGTgtgggacgaggaggaggaggaggaggaggaggccccgGGGCAGCCGGCCAGGCGCAGCCGCTTGGTGCGGAAGGACGGGCGCTGCGACGTGGAGTTCGCCAATGTGGGCGAGCAGAGCCAGCGCTACCTGGGCGACTTCTTCACCACCTGCGTGGACGCCCGCtggcgctggctggggctgctgttcTCCCTGGGCTTCCTGCTCTCCTGGCTGCTCTTCGGCCTGGCCTTCTGGCTGCTGGCCGCCCTGCATGGCGACCTGGGGCCCGCGCCCGGCCCGCGCCCGCCCTGCTTCACCCAGCTCAGCGGCCTGCTGAGCGCCTTCCTGCTCTCGCTGGAGACCCAGACCTCCATCGGCTACGGCGCCCGCAGCGTGACCGAGGAGTGCCCGGCCGCCGTGCTGGTCGTCACCCTGCAGTGCCTGGCCGGCTGCCTGCTGgacgccctgctgctgggagccctgctggccaagctggCCCGGCCCAAGAAACGCAACCGGACGCTGCTCTTCAGCCGCTGCGCCGTGGTGGCCCTGCGGGACGGACGGCTCTGCCTCATGTGGCGTGTGGCCAACCTCCGCCGCAGCCACCTGGTGGAGGCCCACGTCCgtgcccagctcctgcag CCCCGCGTGACCCCCGAGGGGGAGGTCCTGCCCCTGGACCAGCGGGATGTGGATGTGGGCTTCGACAGTGGCACCGACCGCCTCTTCCTGGTCTTGCCCCTCACCGTGGTGCACCAGATCGACGCTGAGAGCCCCTTCTACGGCCTGGGCCCGGCCCAGCTGGCTCGGGCTGACTTCGAGCTGGTGGCCATCCTGGAGGGCATGGTGGAGGCCACGGCTATGACCACGCAGTTCCGCACCTCCTACCTGCCAGGCGAGGTGCGCTGGGGCCACCGCTTCGCCCCTGTCCTGGCCCATGGCCGCCGCGGGCGCTACCGGGTCGACTTCCGCCACTTCCACCGCACCTACCCCGTGCCCGGGACCCCCCGCTGCAGTGCCCGGGAGCTGGGCCAGCCGCatcccagccccggcccagcctgcGCCCCCCTCAGCTACCTGAGCGAGCGGGTCTGCCGCCCcccgggggaggaagaggagggaggcagcagctggcgggatggggaggaaggggcccCAGAGGCATGA